Proteins from one Carassius gibelio isolate Cgi1373 ecotype wild population from Czech Republic chromosome A25, carGib1.2-hapl.c, whole genome shotgun sequence genomic window:
- the LOC127946919 gene encoding uncharacterized protein LOC127946919 — protein MADKLQMALALSALGILLVEKERNNRTRKIRRKRTKWVKPWILQKQAHGAFPNLCRELELDETSDFKNFARLFPIQFNTLKELITPIIQRKNTNYRDCISVGERLMVTLRFLATGESFKSLSYQFRVGMSTIQQFVPETCAAIYQVLKEKYLKCPDTVEEWQRVAIGFQAQWNFPNCLGALDGKHINIRPPPGTGSTFYNYKRTFSIVLMALVDSNYRFLYVDVGCNGRVSDGGVFGGCSLQDALEKRTSNIPAPAPLPESDQLAPYCIVADEAFPLKEYLMKPYPNRRLSVEQRIFNYRLSRARRVVENAFGILANRFRVFLTTINIQNTAKVEDIVLACCALHNFLRTECCEAYMAAIDQEGLDQDPGLEQASLPHTTNSTSNAKQLRDKLCQYFNSDIGAVPFQWGKI, from the exons ATGGCTGACAAGTTGCAAATGGCACTGGCGTTGTCAGCCCTTGGTATTTTGCTTgtggaaaaggaaagaaataatCGGACGCGAAAAATACGCAGAAAGCGCACTAAATGGGTGAAACCATGGATTCTCCAGAAACAGGCTCATGGGGCTTTCCCGAACCTGTGTAGAGAGCTGGAACTAGATGAAACCTCCGATTTTAAAAATTTTGCACGGCTTTTTCCGATTCAATTTAACACTTTAAAGGAACTTATCACTCCAATTATACAGAGGAAAAACACAAACTACCGGGATTGTATCTCAGTTGGGGAACGTCTGATGGTAACACTACGGTTCCTGGCAACAG GAGAAAGCTTCAAGAGCCTTTCTTACCAGTTCCGAGTGGGAATGTCTACGATTCAGCAATTCGTTCCCGAAACCTGTGCAGCAATCTACCAGGTCTTAAAAGAGAAATACCTGAAG TGCCCAGACACAGTGGAAGAGTGGCAGCGAGTTGCCATTGGATTCCAGGCTCAGTGGAACTTCCCAAACTGCCTGGGTGCTCTGGATGGGAAACACATCAACATTCGTCCCCCACCAGGAACTGGATcgacattttacaattacaagcGCACATTTTCCATTGTTCTAATGGCATTGGTTGACAGCAATTACAGATTCCTTTATGTTGATGTGGGCTGCAATGGGCGTGTTTCAGATGGTGGAGTGTTTGGTGGATGCTCTTTACAGGATGCTTTAGAGAAAAGAACATCGAAcatacctgcacctgcaccactTCCTGAATCTGACCAGCTGGCCCCTTACTGCATTGTGGCAGATGAGGCATTTCCCTTGAAGGAATATCTCATGAAGCCATATCCAAACCGCAGACTATCTGTTGAGCAACGCATATTCAACTACAGGCTTTCGCGAGCTCGGAGGGTGGTTGAAAATGCATTTGGCATCCTGGCAAATCGCTTTAGAGTTTTTCTAACTACCATTAATATTCAAAACACTGCCAAAGTTGAGGACATTGTGTTGGCTTGCTGTGCTCTGCACAACTTTCTGCGTACAGAGTGCTGTGAAGCATACATGGCAGCAATTGACCAGGAAGGACTAGATCAAGACCCCGGCCTAGAGCAGGCCTCTCTGCCACACACAACCAACAGTACTTCAAATGCCAAACAGCTCAGGGATAAACTGTGCCAGTACTTTAATTCAGACATTGGTGCAGTCCCCTTTCAATGGGGCAAAATATAA
- the LOC127947406 gene encoding uncharacterized protein LOC127947406, with product MAVWNEASEDALISMIQERPALYDITEKSYSNRLVKAEMWREIENKLVISEKELKKRWDSLRTQYMRYKKQGPSGSSGSQKTGRQQWILNRLQFLQPHTKRNESTSNLPIRESSADSDSCSPSDGTNSDTWTGTHEEPSFIEAELRPSTPLPESTICGMESTAESTAIRQKPNTPKPPGKRRKMQDESSSEESTYLMRTIGKTLEKLASQENTNDAISAFCKNLEHRMRSLPPHVLPHFQHEVDDCIFKYSVGHNHSLDASVNQYTHL from the exons ATGGCTGTCTGGAACGAGGCAAGTGAAGATGCATTGATCAGCATGATCCAGGAAAGGCCGGCCTTGTATGACATCACGGAAAAATCTTATTCCAACCGATTGGTGAAAGCTGAAATGTGGCGTGAGATcgaaaataaacttgtcatatcag AGAAAGAGCTCAAGAAGCGGTGGGATTCATTGCGAACCCAGTACATGCGATATAAGAAACAAGGACCCTCAGGAAGTTCTGGATCTCAGAAGACTGGCAGGCAGCAATGGATCCTGAACCGCCTGCAGTTTCTACAGCCTCACACAAAAAGGAATGAGAGCACTTCAAATTTACCTATCAGG gaatcttCGGCTGATAGTGATTCCTGTTCACCCTCAGATGGTACCAACAGTGACACATGGACTGGCACCCATGAAGAGCCCAGCTTCATTGAGGCGGAGCTACGGCCCAGTACACCCTTGCCTGAATCCACGATCTGTGGAATGGAGTCTACAGCTGAGTCCACTGCCATTAGACAGAAACCAAATACTCCAAAGCCTCCGGGGAAGCGCAGGAAGATGCAGGATGAATCCTCCAGTGAGGAGTCCACATACTTGATGCGAACCATCGGCAAAACTCTGGAAAAGTTGGCATCACAGGAAAACACCAATGATGCCATCTCAGCTTTCTGCAAAAATCTAGAACACAGAATGCGGAGTTTGCCACCACATGTACTGCCACATTTTCAGCATGAGGTTGATGATTGCATTTTCAAATATTCAGTGGGCCACAACCATTCACTGGATGCATCTGTCAATCAGTATACACACCTGTAA